In Tamandua tetradactyla isolate mTamTet1 chromosome 7, mTamTet1.pri, whole genome shotgun sequence, the following are encoded in one genomic region:
- the LOC143689783 gene encoding taste receptor type 2 member 7-like, with protein sequence MPAQVESTLMFLVSGVFAVGILGNAFIGLVNCRDWIKNRKITSIDLILTSLALSRICLLCILILDCFILVLYPDVYATGKQMRIIDFFWTLTNHLSICFATCLSVFYFLKIANFSHPLFLWMKWRIDKVILKILLGCLALSVFISLPVTQNLNDDFRLCVKAKWKKNLTLRCRENKAQYASTKILLNLLTLFPFSVSLISFLLLILSLWKHTRRMQLSAAGCRDPSTAAHFGAMKAVISFLLLFFVYYLAFLVATSSYFMPETELTVMFGELIALIYPSSHSFILILGNNKLRQAFQRVMWKVKYILKSRKF encoded by the coding sequence ATGCCAGCTCAGGTGGAGAGCACGTTAATGTTCCTGGTGTCTGGAGTCTTTGCGGTGGGGATCTTAGGAAATGCATTCATCGGACTGGTAAACTGCAGGGACTGGATCAAGAACAGGAAGATCACCTCCAttgatttaatcctcacaagtcTGGCCCTATCCAGAATTTGTCTGCTGTGCATACTAATACTAGATTGCTTCATACTGGTGTTGTATCCAGATGTCTATGCCACCGGTAAACAAATGAGAATTATTGACTTCTTCTGGACACTGACTAATCATTTAAGTATCTGTTTTGCCACCTGCCTCAGTGTCTTCTATTTTCTCAAGATAGCTAATTTTTCCCATCCTCTTTTCCTCTGGATGAAGTGGAGGATCGACAAGGTGATTCTCAAGATACTGCTGGGGTGCTTGGCCCTCTCTGTGTTCATTAGCCTTCCGGTCACTCAGAATTTGAACGATGATTTCAGGCTTTGCGTCAAAGCGAAATGGAAAAAGAACTTAacattgagatgcagagaaaacAAAGCTCAATATGCCTCCACCAAGATTCTTCTCAACCTGTTAACGCTGTTCCCCTTTTCTGTGTCCTTGATCTCATTTCTCCTCCTGATTCTCTCCTTGTGGAAACACACCAGGCGGATGCAGCTCAGCGCCGCGGGGTGCAGAGACCCCAGCACAGCAGCTCACTTTGGAGCCATGAAAGCCGtcatttccttcctcctcctcttctttgtcTACTATTTGGCCTTTCTTGTAGCTACCTCCAGCTACTTTATGCCAGAGACTGAATTAACTGTGATGTTTGGTGAGTTGATAGCTCTAATCTATCCCTCAAGCCACTCATTTATCCTAATTCTGGGGAACAATAAATTAAGACAGGCATTTCAAAGGGTGATGTGGAAAGTAAAGTATATcctaaaatcaagaaaattctaA